The Sulfurimonas sp. genome includes the window AATCTAAGTTTTAATTTTATATCTGTTGTTATAAAAAGAGCAATCGACATTAATAAAAGACTGGTTGTTGTGTTAGATAGAACAGAGCTTAAAAGACCAGAGGTTATTGTAAGAGAAAATATTATACCTCGTGGTGTATTTGGAAAAAGTGAGAGCATTTTATCAGATATAAAAATATGAAGATTACTTTTTTCAACCGCAATAGCTAACAAAAAGCCTCCCAAAAATAAAAAAATTATAGGATGTGCATAATTTACAGATGTAGCTTTTGTGCTTAATATACCAAAAGCAGGAAACAAAACAATAGGAAGTAAAGATACAACAGCTAAAGGTAAACCCTCATTTGTCCAAAGTACAACTAAGAAAGCTATAAGACCTAAAAGAGAGGCTTGAGTTGTATTAAATAAAATCATTGAAAGAAAAAAAGCAATAAGACCTATCAAAATAGCTAAAGATATTTTTTTAATTTGCTCTTTATTTTCACTCATACATGACTCAATTAGACAATAAATCTCTTAAAGATTCTTGTGGATTTTTTCCCTCTAGCATCTCATAAACTTCTTTAGCTATTGGAAGATATAAATTTTTTTCTTTTGCAATTTTTTCTAAAGCATAACTTGTGCCTATTCCCTCTGCAACCTCACCTAAATCATCAAGTATCTCTTGTTGCGATTTAGCATCTGCTAAACCTAAACCGACACGAAAGTTTCTACTCATAGTAGAAGATGCTGTTAAAAATAAATCTCCTGCTCCACTAAGTCCTATAAAACTCTCTTCTCTTGCTCCATATTCATAACCAAATCTTTGCATCTCAACTAAACCTCGTGAGATAAGTGAAGCGGCAGCATTTTTACCTAAACCTAAACCTTCACATATTCCAGCGGCAATAGCTATAACATTTTTATAAGCTCCTGATATTTCTGCACCCATTACATCCGTAGAAGTATATGCCTTAATAAAAGATGGGAAAAAAGAAGCAAACTCATCACAAAGATTTTCATTTTTAGAGTTTATTACTAAAGCTGTTGGTAAAGATTTAATAACCTCAGATGCAAAAGAAGGACCAGATAAAAAAGCAATATTTTCATCTGGGATATATTCTTGATAAATTTCATTTAAAAACCTACCGCTAGATGCTTCAATTCCTTTTGAAGCAACCAATACTTTTTGTCCATCAAAAACAAAATGCTCTTTTAACCATGATGAAACTTGTTGAGTGGGAACTGTGACAACTAAATATTCACACTTTAAAATCTCTTGCATTGGAACAAAATTTTTAAGCTTTCGTGGTGTTCTTGAGCTTATGCTAACTTCATTTTTTTCGCTTAAAGCAAAAGCTAATGCTGACCCCCATTTACCTGCGCCTATTACACCTATTTTATTCACTTTTATTTCCTATAAATTTTTTAAAATCTTTTATATCTTGCTCATAACCAACTACGACAAAAGTATCACCACTTTTTATCATATGATGCTTTTCTTTTGATGAGTATATAAATTCTCTTTTCATATCTTCATGTACAATAGAAATAACTATAATGCCATGCTCCCTACTCCACTCAATATCAGATGGATATTTACCATCAAGAATAGTCTCTTCTTTTAGTTTAATTTCAGCAATTTTTAAAGCACTATTTTTATAAAGTATATCGTGAAAAACCTTTGTTACAATAGGTTTTTCAAGTATTTCCACAATAGTATTTGCCATTGTTTGAGTTGTAGGTAAGATTCTAGTTGCTCCTGCTAAAAGAAGCTTATCCGAACTCTCCTTATCTTGCGATAATGCTATAATATTTAAATGTTTAAAAGAATCACGAAGAGAAATAGTCAAAAATATATTTTCTGCCATATTTTCTAAATTACAAAAAACGATGCAATCAGTCATGTCATATTTTTTACTTAACTCA containing:
- a CDS encoding TrkA C-terminal domain-containing protein, coding for MQNNALLFGDNEFTIEIQNNISQHYKNVQVFKLNTDDEYSFDLSDDWDELSKKYDMTDCIVFCNLENMAENIFLTISLRDSFKHLNIIALSQDKESSDKLLLAGATRILPTTQTMANTIVEILEKPIVTKVFHDILYKNSALKIAEIKLKEETILDGKYPSDIEWSREHGIIVISIVHEDMKREFIYSSKEKHHMIKSGDTFVVVGYEQDIKDFKKFIGNKSE
- a CDS encoding NAD(P)H-dependent glycerol-3-phosphate dehydrogenase, which translates into the protein MNKIGVIGAGKWGSALAFALSEKNEVSISSRTPRKLKNFVPMQEILKCEYLVVTVPTQQVSSWLKEHFVFDGQKVLVASKGIEASSGRFLNEIYQEYIPDENIAFLSGPSFASEVIKSLPTALVINSKNENLCDEFASFFPSFIKAYTSTDVMGAEISGAYKNVIAIAAGICEGLGLGKNAAASLISRGLVEMQRFGYEYGAREESFIGLSGAGDLFLTASSTMSRNFRVGLGLADAKSQQEILDDLGEVAEGIGTSYALEKIAKEKNLYLPIAKEVYEMLEGKNPQESLRDLLSN